A single window of Planctomycetia bacterium DNA harbors:
- a CDS encoding DUF3459 domain-containing protein — protein MCDIPLLFRGLAQIACHYGAVIWEIRVYYADLAEELGRIVWEGRKSFLSQFPSLATLDMQVTLPDPCARHTFEQCKLDSSERQKHAHEYRLHVDLLQLRKSDPVIQRQDATMLDGVAFSTDALSLRYFTDEGYDRLILTNFGRDLTLTPPSQPILAAPTKRHWELIWSSEHPKYGGQGTSPWKTDAGWRLAADTTLLFAAVD, from the coding sequence ATGTGCGATATACCCCTGTTGTTCAGGGGTTTGGCGCAAATCGCGTGCCACTACGGGGCAGTCATCTGGGAAATACGGGTTTACTACGCTGATCTAGCGGAAGAACTCGGCCGCATCGTGTGGGAGGGTCGCAAATCGTTCCTGAGCCAGTTTCCGAGTCTCGCCACGCTGGACATGCAGGTGACGTTGCCCGATCCCTGCGCGCGGCATACGTTCGAGCAATGCAAACTCGATTCATCGGAACGGCAAAAGCACGCGCATGAGTATCGTCTGCATGTCGATCTTTTGCAGCTGCGCAAATCAGACCCCGTGATTCAGCGGCAAGACGCAACCATGCTCGACGGCGTCGCATTTTCAACTGACGCATTGTCGCTGCGCTACTTCACCGACGAAGGCTACGATCGCTTAATCCTGACGAACTTCGGCCGCGACCTGACGCTGACGCCCCCGTCACAGCCCATCCTGGCCGCGCCGACGAAGCGCCACTGGGAATTAATCTGGAGCAGCGAACATCCTAAATACGGCGGGCAGGGGACGTCGCCGTGGAAGACGGACGCGGGCTGGCGCCTGGCGGCGGATACGACGCTGCTGTTTGCGGCGGTCGATTGA